One region of Centropristis striata isolate RG_2023a ecotype Rhode Island chromosome 3, C.striata_1.0, whole genome shotgun sequence genomic DNA includes:
- the LOC131968566 gene encoding neurexophilin-2, with amino-acid sequence MQVLGWTIVLLCQWILRKVQGLEKQVEFSDLGPVGSVMKTLPYGMGGGPVGGTGGGVVKPPYQTRIFSTSIDQTPMKSKPPTYSFFNPYDSARNQSLLLDQTGYRSKRKPSLKTSIKTKKIFGWGDFYFNVKTMKFSLLVTGKIVDHINGTFTVYFRHNSSSLGNVSVSIVPPTKVVEFEVLQQPPLHPRTQQDVQIHETQQSTIDPKETKAFNCRVEYEQTNRSKKPKPCLYDPSQTCFTEHTQSHAAWLCAKPFKVICIFISFFSIDYKLVQKVCPDYNFQSEHPYFG; translated from the coding sequence GTCCAAGGGTTGGAGAAGCAGGTGGAGTTCTCAGACCTGGGCCCAGTGGGTTCGGTGATGAAGACTCTTCCATACGGCATGGGTGGAGGCCCTGTGGgagggacaggaggaggagtggtTAAGCCTCCGTACCAAACGCGTATCTTCTCCACCTCCATCGACCAGACACCCATGAAATCCAAGCCACCCACCTACAGTTTCTTTAACCCATACGACTCGGCCCGGAACCAGTCCCTGCTTCTAGACCAGACAGGATACCGCTCCAAGCGCAAGCCCTCACTAAAGACATCCATAAAGACCAAGAAGATCTTTGGCTGGGGAGACTTCTACTTCAACGTCAAGACCATGAAGTTCAGCCTGTTGGTGACAGGGAAGATTGTGGACCACATCAATGGGACGTTCACCGTTTACTTCCGCCACAACTCTTCCAGCCTGGGGAACGTGTCGGTCAGCATCGTGCCGCCGACCAAAGTGGTGGAGTTTGAGGTCCTCCAGCAGCCGCCGCTGCACCCCCGCACTCAGCAGGACGTCCAGATCCACGAGACCCAACAGTCCACCATTGACCCCAAAGAGACAAAGGCCTTTAACTGTCGGGTGGAGTACGAGCAAACCAACAGATCCAAGAAGCCCAAACCCTGCCTGTACGATCCTTCTCAGACCTGCTTCACAGAGCACACCCAGTCCCACGCTGCCTGGCTCTGTGCCAAACCCTTCAAGGTGATCTGCATCTTCATCTCTTTCTTCAGCATCGACTACAAGCTGGTTCAAAAAGTGTGTCCGGACTACAACTTCCAAAGTGAGCACCCTTACTTTGGATAA